A genomic stretch from Ictalurus punctatus breed USDA103 chromosome 2, Coco_2.0, whole genome shotgun sequence includes:
- the dnaja3a gene encoding dnaJ heat shock protein family (Hsp40) member A3a, whose amino-acid sequence MRSLSHYSVCAVVVMASSAARCAARWVIVTVSSNARTCSTFASRPHGVRGALARVGGGVFWSAGSRGGEGTEKAVTLTGLLGGNPHHVLPRLSFHISAAARNKQDFYQILGVPRTASQKEIKKAYYQMAKKYHPDTNKDDPQAKEKFAQLAEAYEVLSDEIKRKQYDTYGAAGFEAGRAGAGAGQQQYWSSGTSVDPEELFRKIFGEFSGARGFGDFNGIFDQPQEYVMELTFAQAAKGVNKEITVNVEAACHRCDGKGHEPGSKVQHCNHCNGTGMETVNTGPFVMRSTCRRCGGRGSVITSPCVACKGTGQNKQRRTVMVPVPAGIEDGQTVRMPVGNKEIFITFRVQKSPVFRRDGADIHSDVQISVAQAILGGTVRAQGLYETVNLSIPAGAQADQRIRLSGKGIPRVSGYGYGDHYIHIKIKVPKMLTDRQRALIMSYAEDETDVEGTVNGVTTTTTGKRSTGN is encoded by the exons ATGCGCAGTTTGTCGCACTACTCTGTGTGTGCGGTAGTAGTGATGGCGTCCTCCGCAGCTCGGTGTGCAGCACGCTGGGTCATAGTTACAGTGTCCTCTAATGCCCGCACTTGTAGCACTTTTGCCTCCAGGCCTCACGGAGTTCGTGGAGCTTTGGCGAGAGTGGGGGGTGGCGTGTTTTGGTCGGCGGGCAGCCGGGGTGGAGAAGGCACGGAGAAAGCGGTGACATTGACGGGCCTGTTAG gTGGAAACCCTCATCATGTCCTGCCCAGGCTGTCTTTCCACATTAGTGCGGCTGCAAGAAATAAACAGGACTTTTACCAGATTCTGGGGGTACCGCGCACAGCATCCCAGAAAGAGATCAAGAAAGCTTATTACCAA aTGGCAAAGAAATATCATCCAGACACAAACAAAGACGACCCACAGGCCAAGGAGAAATTTGCACAGTTGGCTGAAGCCTATGAG GTGCTGAGTGATGAGATAAAGAGGAAGCAGTACGATACGTACGGCGCAGCTGGGTTCGAGGCAGGCAGAGCCGGAGCTGGAGCAGGTCAGCAGCAGTACTGGAGCAGCGGCACCAGCGTGGACCCTGAGGAACTCTTCCGCAAGATCTTCGGGGAATTTTCTGGCGCTCGAGGATTCGGGGACTTCAACGGCATCTTTGATCAGCCACAGGAG TACGTGATGGAGCTGACGTTTGCGCAAGCTGCCAAAGGCGTGAATAAGGAAATCACAGTGAACGTTGAGGCTGCCTGCCATCGTTGTGACGGTAAAGGCCATGAGCCAGGCTCTAAGGTCCAGCACTGCAACCACTGCAACGGCACAGGAATG GAGACGGTGAACACGGGGCCATTTGTGATGCGCTCTACCTGTCGGCGGTGCGGCGGCCGTGGCTCAGTGATCACCTCCCCCTGTGTAGCATGTAAAGGAACGGGTCAGAACAAGCAGAGACGCACCGTCATGGTTCCAGTTCCCGCCG GTATCGAGGATGGGCAGACAGTCAGGATGCCTGTGGGAAATAAAGAGATCTTTATCACATTCAGG GTCCAGAAGAGTCCTGTGTTCAGGCGAGATGGTGCAGATATCCACTCAGACGTTCAGATTTCGGTGGCTCAGGCCATCCTGGGAGGCACAGTGCGAGCGCAAGGACTCTACGAGACGGTCAATCTTTCT atCCCTGCTGGCGCCCAGGCCGATCAGAGGATCAGGCTTTCCGGAAAGGGAATCCCACGAGTCAGTGGTTATGGTTACGGTGATCATTACATCCACATCAAGATTAAAGTCCCCAA GATGCTAACTGATAGACAGCGCGCCCTTATTATGAGCTACGCAGAAGACGAGACGGATGTGGAGGGAACTGTAAATGGAGTCACCACGACCACTACAG GTAAAAGATCTACAGGAAACTGA